One genomic segment of Ipomoea triloba cultivar NCNSP0323 chromosome 9, ASM357664v1 includes these proteins:
- the LOC116030129 gene encoding sorting nexin 1-like isoform X1, whose protein sequence is MIATQQQISGSGPLPSPRSPSSSQTGPYLSVSVTDPAKMGNGVQAYISYKVIAKTNLPEYQAQEKIVIRRYSDFVWLRDRLFEKYKGIFIPPLPEKNTVEKFRFSAEFIEMRRQALDIFINRVASHNGLRQSEDLRIFLQADEQTMDRARSQETGLFKKKPADLIQIFWDVQSKVSDVVLGKEKPVEESNPEYEKLKHYIFELEDHLAEAQKHAYSLVKRHRELGESLSNFGKAVKLLGTSEDNALGKAFSELGAKSELISIKLQKEAHYLLMNFEEPLKDYVRAVQSIKATIAERANAFRQQCELAETIKFKEIDLNKLRLTRSEKLAEAEREYEVLKAEGEEAAQRFQTIVRLMNEEIVQFQEQKTLEMGLAFHEFAKGQARLANGISEAWRGLLPKLEACS, encoded by the exons ATGATCGCGACG CAGCAGCAGATAAGTGGATCCGGGCCATTGCCAAGTCCGAGATCCCCTTCTTCTTCCCAAACCGGACCGTATCTTTCAGTGTCGGTGACTGATCCAGCTAAAATGGGCAATGGCGTCCAAGCTTATATCTCATACAAAGTCATCGCTAAG ACTAATTTACCTGAGTATCAAGCACAAGAAAAGATTGTTATTCGACGTTATAGTGATTTTGTTTGGTTGCGTGATCGTCTTTTTGAGAAGTATAAGGGCATCTTTATCCCTCCTCTTCCAGAGAAGAATACTGTAG AGAAATTCAGGTTTAGTGCTGAATTCATTGAAATGAGGCGTCAAGCTCTGGATATTTTCATTAACCGCGTAGCTTCTCATAATGGGCTTAGACAGAGTGAAGATTTGAGAATATTTTTGCAAGCAGATGAGCAG ACAATGGACAGAGCAAGGTCCCAGGAGACTGGCCTTTTTAAGAAAAAGCCAGCTGATCTGATTCAAATATTTTGG GATGTACAATCAAAGGTGAGTGATGTTGTCCTTGGAAAGGAAAAACCAGTTGAAGAATCGAATCCTGAATATGAGAAGCTGAAGCACTACATATTTGAGCTTGAAGATCATCTAGCTGAAGCTCAGAAGCATGCATATAGTCTTGTGAAGAGACACAGAG AGTTAGGAGAGTCCTTGTCAAACTTTGGGAAGGCAGTCAAGCTTCTGGGAACGTCTGAAGATAATGCACTGGGGAAGGCATTTTCTGAACTTGGGGCAAAATCTGAGCTCATATCTATTAAGCTGCAGAAAGAG GCACATTACCTTCTAATGAATTTTGAAGAACCATTAAAGGATTATGTTCGAGCAGTACAGTCAATTAAG GCCACAATAGCAGAGAGAGCAAATGCTTTCAGGCAGCAGTGTGAACTGGCCGAAACAATTAAATTCAAGGAGATAGATCT AAACAAACTAAGGCTAACACGATCAGAGAAGTTGGCTGAGGCTGAGCGTGAATATGAAGTG CTGAAAGCCGAGGGTGAGGAAGCAGCACAAAGATTTCAAACAATAGTGCGGTTGATGAATGAAGAGATTGTCCAATTTCAAGAGCAAAAAACATTGGAAATGGGTCTGGCTTTCCACGAATTTGCAAAGGGACAAGCACGCCTCGCAAATGGTATATCAGAAGCCTGGCGAGGGCTTCTTCCCAAGCTCGAAGCTTGCTCGTAA
- the LOC116030129 gene encoding sorting nexin 1-like isoform X2, translating into MIATQQISGSGPLPSPRSPSSSQTGPYLSVSVTDPAKMGNGVQAYISYKVIAKTNLPEYQAQEKIVIRRYSDFVWLRDRLFEKYKGIFIPPLPEKNTVEKFRFSAEFIEMRRQALDIFINRVASHNGLRQSEDLRIFLQADEQTMDRARSQETGLFKKKPADLIQIFWDVQSKVSDVVLGKEKPVEESNPEYEKLKHYIFELEDHLAEAQKHAYSLVKRHRELGESLSNFGKAVKLLGTSEDNALGKAFSELGAKSELISIKLQKEAHYLLMNFEEPLKDYVRAVQSIKATIAERANAFRQQCELAETIKFKEIDLNKLRLTRSEKLAEAEREYEVLKAEGEEAAQRFQTIVRLMNEEIVQFQEQKTLEMGLAFHEFAKGQARLANGISEAWRGLLPKLEACS; encoded by the exons ATGATCGCGACG CAGCAGATAAGTGGATCCGGGCCATTGCCAAGTCCGAGATCCCCTTCTTCTTCCCAAACCGGACCGTATCTTTCAGTGTCGGTGACTGATCCAGCTAAAATGGGCAATGGCGTCCAAGCTTATATCTCATACAAAGTCATCGCTAAG ACTAATTTACCTGAGTATCAAGCACAAGAAAAGATTGTTATTCGACGTTATAGTGATTTTGTTTGGTTGCGTGATCGTCTTTTTGAGAAGTATAAGGGCATCTTTATCCCTCCTCTTCCAGAGAAGAATACTGTAG AGAAATTCAGGTTTAGTGCTGAATTCATTGAAATGAGGCGTCAAGCTCTGGATATTTTCATTAACCGCGTAGCTTCTCATAATGGGCTTAGACAGAGTGAAGATTTGAGAATATTTTTGCAAGCAGATGAGCAG ACAATGGACAGAGCAAGGTCCCAGGAGACTGGCCTTTTTAAGAAAAAGCCAGCTGATCTGATTCAAATATTTTGG GATGTACAATCAAAGGTGAGTGATGTTGTCCTTGGAAAGGAAAAACCAGTTGAAGAATCGAATCCTGAATATGAGAAGCTGAAGCACTACATATTTGAGCTTGAAGATCATCTAGCTGAAGCTCAGAAGCATGCATATAGTCTTGTGAAGAGACACAGAG AGTTAGGAGAGTCCTTGTCAAACTTTGGGAAGGCAGTCAAGCTTCTGGGAACGTCTGAAGATAATGCACTGGGGAAGGCATTTTCTGAACTTGGGGCAAAATCTGAGCTCATATCTATTAAGCTGCAGAAAGAG GCACATTACCTTCTAATGAATTTTGAAGAACCATTAAAGGATTATGTTCGAGCAGTACAGTCAATTAAG GCCACAATAGCAGAGAGAGCAAATGCTTTCAGGCAGCAGTGTGAACTGGCCGAAACAATTAAATTCAAGGAGATAGATCT AAACAAACTAAGGCTAACACGATCAGAGAAGTTGGCTGAGGCTGAGCGTGAATATGAAGTG CTGAAAGCCGAGGGTGAGGAAGCAGCACAAAGATTTCAAACAATAGTGCGGTTGATGAATGAAGAGATTGTCCAATTTCAAGAGCAAAAAACATTGGAAATGGGTCTGGCTTTCCACGAATTTGCAAAGGGACAAGCACGCCTCGCAAATGGTATATCAGAAGCCTGGCGAGGGCTTCTTCCCAAGCTCGAAGCTTGCTCGTAA
- the LOC116030152 gene encoding uncharacterized protein LOC116030152 — MSSFAAARQLFLLTSASHVQSRVSLQFLLPLSPVSIPGELHNGGSLRLTQFSSHRDAAITTRASAGNDAILPKKDDDDGVSLGTMKLPLDIDLERFDILLFQWANSLCQGANLPLPVPLKVDKIRGGARLGFITVEDNGETQVLVYIDCVVSPATDASPTPMFRATRNGAKKDEAAPGEPRIMRSLLAALQKSVEIARV; from the exons ATGTCTTCCTTCGCTGCAGCCAGACAACTCTTCCTCCTGACAAGTGCATCGCACGTGCAATCCCGTGTATCCCTGCAGTTTCTCCTCCCCCTATCACCTGTATCCATCCCCGGCGAGCTCCACAACGGCGGCTCCTTACGCCTCACTCAATTTTCTAGCCACCGCGACGCTGCCATAACCACCAGAGCTTCGGCCGGAAATGATGCCATTTTACCCAAGAAAGACGACGACGACGGTGTGTCTTTAGGGACCATGAAGCTGCCCCTGGATATCGACCTTGAAAGATTTGACATTTTGCTTTTTCAG TGGGCTAACAGTCTGTGCCAGGGAGCTAACCTGCCTCTTCCGGTGCCCCTAAAGGTGGACAAAATCCGTGGGGGAGCCAGACTAGGGTTCATTACAGTTGAAGATAATGGAGAAACACAGGTGCTTGTGTACATAGATTGTGTAGTCTCTCCTGCCACCGATGCTTCACCCACCCCAATGTTCAGAGCCACCAGAAATGGAGCAAAGAAAGATGAGGCGGCGCCAGGAGAGCCACGGATCATGAGAAGCCTTCTAGCTGCCTTACAAAAGTCTGTCGAGATCGCTAGAGTCTGA
- the LOC116030139 gene encoding protein ABHD11: MSGALRSRQVRSIVNRLLIFSTPVHSRLISTLAFDEVRSSPDRPYTFTALILHGLLGSGRNWRSFSRSLASSLPSEWRMILVDLRNHGRSAEIGGFEPPHTMENAANDVANLVKSQGWNWPDVVIGHSMGGKVTLQFAQSCSRGDYGQSAQLPKQLWILDSVPGKVGQENSDGEVEKVLQTLQSLPSSIPSRKWLVDYLLKLGFSKALSEWLGSNLKKSGDEMTWTFNIDAAVQMFQSYRETDYWPLLEHPPKGTEISIVRAEKSDRWEPEVIERLESLGSRKSNEAEGKFSYHILPNSGHWVHVENPKGLLQIVAPKLSSLV; this comes from the exons ATGTCTGGAGCTCTCAGAAGCAGACAGGTTCGTAGCATAGTTAACCGCTTGCTCATATTTTCCACGCCGGTTCACTCGCGGTTAATCTCAACCTTAGCTTTCGATGAAGTCCGGTCATCGCCGGACCGGCCCTACACTTTCACAGCTTTAATTCTTCACGGCCTCTTAGGCTCCGGCCGCAACTGGCGTTCCTTCTCTCGCTCCCTCGCCTCCTCTCTACCTTCTG AATGGAGGATGATTCTGGTGGACCTAAGGAACCACGGGAGGTCAGCAGAGATTGGAGGCTTCGAGCCGCCGCACACCATGGAAAATGCTGCGAATGATGTGGCCAATTTGGTCAAATCACAAGGCTGGAATTGGCCTGATGTGGTTATCGGCCACTCCATGGGAGGCAAGGTGACGTTACAGTTCGCTCAGAGCTGTTCTCGTGGCGATTATGGACAATCAGCTCAATTGCCTAAGCAG CTATGGATTTTGGACTCGGTCCCTGGAAAAGTGGGCCAAGAAAACAGTGATGGAGAAGTGGAgaaagttttgcaaaccttGCAGAGCTTACCTTCATCTATACCATCAAGAAA ATGGCTGGTGGATTACTTGCTGAAGCTTGGGTTTTCAAAGGCGTTGTCAGAATGGTTAGGCAGCAACCTCAAGAAATCGGGAGATGAAATGACATGGACCTTCAATATAGATGCTGCTGTCCAAATGTTTCAGTCTTATAG GGAGACTGATTATTGGCCTTTATTGGAGCATCCACCCAAAGGTACAGAGATATCTATTGTTCGTGCAGAGAAAAGTGACAGGTGGGAACCAGAGGTGATTGAACGGCTTGAAAGCCTTGGCAGCAGAAAAAGCAATGAAGCTGAAGGCAAGTTCTCTTATCATATTCTTCCCAACTCTGGCCATTGGGTTCATGTTGAGAATCCAAAGGGGCTCCTTCAGATTGTAGCTCCAAAGTTGTCCTCCCTGGTTTAG